The Leptospira sp. WS39.C2 genome contains a region encoding:
- a CDS encoding NADH:flavin oxidoreductase/NADH oxidase family protein: MMNSKLYSPLTLPNGVTLTNRFVKAAMEENLSDENLEPNTALWNLYEAFAKGGVGTIITGNVMVDHRSMTGPGGVVLEKGTKLENFKIWSSKTKSDGAKIIMQINHPGRQILAKLGGNVWAPSAISVDIGSLSKLLGKPKAMEEFEILETINRFANTAKLAEESGFDGVQIHAAHGYLISQFLSPLVNQRKDQWGGSLENRSRFLTEVIQSVRKVVSANFIVSVKINSSDFQKGGFQFEDAISVIKSLQKLGVDFIEISGGNYEAPAMQGVSRDGSTLAREAYFLDFAKEITKISTIPIMVTGGISRKEIAESVLDSGVSLVGIATSLAINPNLPNEWRENKETNQKLPVPHWKSKTLVGLATMAMVRYQLQRLSKRKQPTVNVLPAVRLVMDQIRLATLTKRYKKLMEKGLKQV; this comes from the coding sequence ATGATGAATTCAAAATTATACTCTCCACTTACTCTTCCTAATGGTGTGACACTAACCAATCGATTTGTGAAAGCTGCAATGGAAGAAAATCTATCGGATGAAAATTTAGAACCTAACACCGCGTTATGGAATTTGTATGAAGCATTTGCAAAAGGGGGAGTTGGAACCATCATCACAGGGAATGTGATGGTAGACCACAGATCTATGACTGGACCTGGTGGTGTAGTATTGGAAAAGGGCACAAAACTTGAAAATTTTAAAATCTGGTCTTCTAAAACAAAATCAGATGGTGCCAAAATCATCATGCAGATCAATCATCCAGGAAGACAGATCTTGGCAAAGTTAGGTGGAAATGTTTGGGCTCCTTCGGCAATTTCTGTTGATATTGGTAGTCTTTCTAAACTTTTAGGCAAACCCAAAGCAATGGAAGAATTTGAAATTCTTGAGACCATCAATCGATTTGCGAATACAGCCAAATTAGCAGAAGAATCTGGATTTGATGGGGTACAAATTCATGCAGCACATGGATATTTGATTAGTCAGTTTTTATCTCCCTTAGTGAACCAAAGGAAAGACCAATGGGGTGGTAGTTTAGAAAATAGATCTAGGTTTTTAACCGAAGTGATCCAATCAGTTCGTAAAGTTGTGAGTGCCAATTTTATTGTCTCAGTAAAAATAAACTCGAGTGATTTCCAAAAAGGTGGGTTTCAATTTGAAGATGCAATTTCTGTGATCAAGAGTTTACAAAAGTTAGGTGTTGATTTTATAGAAATCTCCGGTGGGAATTATGAAGCACCAGCTATGCAAGGAGTTTCTCGTGATGGATCAACATTGGCAAGAGAAGCTTACTTTTTAGACTTTGCGAAGGAAATCACCAAAATAAGCACTATACCCATAATGGTGACTGGTGGCATTTCTAGAAAGGAAATTGCAGAATCAGTATTGGATTCAGGAGTATCACTTGTAGGAATTGCTACAAGTTTGGCGATCAATCCAAATTTACCAAATGAGTGGAGAGAAAATAAAGAAACGAACCAAAAGTTACCGGTCCCTCATTGGAAATCAAAAACACTCGTAGGACTTGCTACAATGGCTATGGTTCGGTACCAATTACAAAGGTTATCAAAACGGAAACAACCAACGGTAAATGTTTTACCCGCGGTTCGGTTAGTGATGGACCAAATCCGATTGGCTACCTTGACAAAAAGATACAAAAAATTGATGGAGAAGGGTTTGAAACAAGTTTAA
- a CDS encoding diguanylate cyclase, whose protein sequence is MATSPSESTLEQILKIQTELTAAKPEIPLLLELLTLRSKELVSGDGAVFELVEGEDLVYRAASGSASNQIGLRLKVTGSFSGLSLQTKQTLYCIDSEEDNRVNREACRVVGLRSMIVVPLYFDLEVLGVLKVLSAKPGYFTDIDVHSLNMLSGTMAAVLHNAYRWAEREKRLQSMSYLASHDSLTGIYNRSAFYDFLRRGISRLQSNPISLTVAMFDLDGLKQVNDTYGHAAGDFYIAEFAKRLSNLIQEHDILARLGGDEFGLLSMSPEPKESVVSFLSNISKIVEGEVVFESNTLFIKTSFGVAHYPDDGNNLDALIAKADERMYENKRERKKN, encoded by the coding sequence ATGGCAACATCTCCTTCAGAGTCAACATTAGAACAAATTCTAAAAATTCAAACTGAACTAACAGCTGCTAAACCTGAAATCCCACTATTATTAGAACTTCTCACTCTTCGTTCTAAGGAACTTGTTTCAGGAGATGGAGCCGTATTTGAGTTGGTGGAAGGAGAAGATTTGGTGTACCGTGCAGCAAGTGGATCTGCTTCCAACCAAATTGGTCTTCGATTAAAAGTAACAGGAAGTTTTTCAGGACTCAGCTTACAAACAAAACAAACATTATACTGCATAGACTCAGAAGAAGATAATCGTGTTAATCGTGAAGCTTGTCGAGTTGTTGGCCTTCGTTCCATGATTGTTGTACCATTATATTTCGATTTAGAAGTATTAGGTGTGTTAAAAGTATTGAGTGCAAAACCAGGATATTTTACAGACATCGATGTACATTCTTTAAATATGTTGTCAGGTACAATGGCTGCAGTTTTACACAATGCATACCGTTGGGCAGAACGAGAAAAAAGATTACAATCTATGTCTTACTTGGCGAGCCATGATTCATTAACTGGAATTTATAATCGATCTGCATTTTATGATTTTTTAAGAAGAGGAATTTCCCGTTTACAATCCAATCCTATTTCTCTAACAGTTGCTATGTTTGATTTAGATGGACTCAAACAAGTAAACGATACTTATGGACACGCTGCCGGTGATTTTTACATCGCAGAATTTGCAAAACGACTTTCAAATCTCATTCAGGAACATGATATCTTAGCAAGATTGGGTGGGGATGAGTTTGGTTTGTTATCGATGAGCCCAGAACCCAAGGAATCCGTTGTTTCCTTTCTTTCCAATATATCTAAAATTGTTGAAGGTGAAGTGGTGTTTGAATCAAATACACTTTTCATCAAAACGAGTTTTGGAGTTGCACATTATCCTGATGATGGTAACAATTTGGATGCTTTAATTGCTAAAGCTGATGAAAGGATGTATGAAAACAAACGTGAACGAAAAAAGAACTAA
- a CDS encoding PAS domain-containing protein, which yields MTPIPKEHNPDSLRKDEKYLQIIRQMETLGKLGHWEFDFKNQNLHWSDGVFVILEMDPIDKPVSLELGYNSVHPDDREKAKQHMEEVLKTGIPYNLECRLLTTKGTIKYIHSQAEVVKDPSGTPTKIVGIFQDITDRTESYIHLKEQELRLSSILQSEPECVKVVSPDGILIEMNPAGLNMIEADCPEDAIGQRVESLIDPADLKYYQSIHENALKGIKSSARFRIIGMKGTHRWMESTAVPLSNQKGEITSVLSLTRDISEKVINEEKLIRIKRNQEALINGTSDIIWSIDTNYCLVAANQSFLDVYSFFQKVTAKEGDDVLIKTAGEEFYYKWKELYDRGLSGESFSTYENFVSPITLKEEHREVSFNPIRNVDDKITGLACFSRDVSSLMQKSKELLINEKRFRVLVENGADVIMILNPRGQGKYVSPSIKKVMGYTEKEALSLSLFDVVHPDDAPKLKKRLFEVLALPLGGSLPSQTFRAKHKDGRWRYVESTLTNMLSDESIGGIVDNFHDVTEKETQLDAIQTQNHKLRTIAWTQSHVVRSPLARIMGITQLIRTGSLTKEEEEKSLGYLLDSANELDDVIGDIVRKSQEVIPPEFNSKI from the coding sequence GTGACTCCCATCCCAAAAGAACATAATCCAGATTCCTTGCGAAAAGATGAAAAATACCTACAAATCATTCGCCAAATGGAAACTTTAGGCAAACTAGGCCATTGGGAATTTGATTTTAAGAACCAGAATTTACATTGGTCCGACGGAGTGTTCGTTATCTTAGAAATGGATCCAATTGATAAGCCCGTCTCATTGGAGTTAGGTTATAATTCAGTACACCCTGATGACCGTGAAAAAGCAAAACAACATATGGAGGAAGTTCTTAAAACTGGAATTCCTTATAATTTAGAATGCAGACTTTTGACCACCAAGGGAACAATCAAATACATCCATAGCCAGGCAGAAGTGGTCAAAGATCCTTCGGGCACACCTACCAAAATTGTAGGAATATTCCAAGATATCACTGATAGAACAGAATCTTATATCCATCTCAAAGAACAGGAATTAAGACTGAGCTCAATTTTACAATCGGAACCAGAATGTGTAAAGGTTGTATCCCCTGACGGTATCCTCATTGAAATGAATCCTGCCGGTCTCAATATGATCGAGGCTGATTGTCCTGAAGATGCTATTGGACAAAGAGTGGAATCACTTATTGATCCAGCCGATTTAAAGTATTACCAAAGTATTCATGAAAATGCCCTAAAAGGAATCAAGTCGAGTGCACGTTTTCGGATCATTGGAATGAAAGGAACACATAGGTGGATGGAAAGTACTGCTGTACCTCTTTCCAATCAAAAAGGTGAAATCACTTCTGTCCTTAGTTTGACTCGCGATATTTCTGAAAAAGTCATTAACGAAGAAAAATTAATTCGAATTAAACGAAACCAAGAAGCTCTCATCAATGGAACTTCTGACATTATTTGGTCAATCGATACAAATTATTGTTTGGTGGCTGCAAATCAAAGTTTTTTAGATGTTTACAGTTTTTTTCAAAAAGTAACTGCAAAAGAAGGTGATGATGTATTAATCAAAACTGCCGGTGAGGAATTTTATTATAAGTGGAAAGAACTTTACGATCGAGGACTTTCAGGGGAATCATTTTCAACTTATGAGAATTTTGTAAGTCCCATCACACTAAAAGAGGAACACCGTGAAGTTTCATTCAATCCCATACGAAACGTAGATGATAAGATTACAGGGCTCGCTTGTTTTTCTCGAGATGTATCGAGCCTTATGCAAAAAAGTAAGGAACTGTTAATCAATGAAAAAAGGTTTCGTGTGTTAGTAGAAAATGGCGCTGATGTCATTATGATTCTAAACCCAAGAGGCCAAGGAAAATATGTTTCACCTTCGATTAAAAAGGTGATGGGTTATACAGAGAAGGAAGCATTAAGCTTAAGTTTATTTGATGTTGTTCATCCAGATGATGCACCCAAGCTAAAAAAAAGATTATTTGAAGTTTTAGCTCTACCACTTGGCGGATCCTTACCAAGCCAAACCTTTCGCGCCAAACACAAGGACGGTAGATGGAGGTATGTGGAATCAACACTTACTAATATGTTATCAGATGAGTCGATTGGTGGAATCGTAGATAATTTCCATGATGTAACAGAAAAAGAAACCCAGTTGGATGCCATCCAAACCCAAAACCATAAACTTAGGACGATAGCATGGACACAATCTCATGTGGTTCGAAGTCCCTTAGCTAGGATTATGGGGATCACCCAACTCATCCGAACTGGCAGCCTGACAAAGGAAGAAGAGGAAAAAAGCTTAGGGTATTTATTAGATTCTGCTAATGAGTTGGACGATGTCATAGGAGACATTGTCAGAAAGTCACAAGAGGTGATCCCTCCAGAATTTAATTCCAAAATTTAA
- a CDS encoding GNAT family N-acetyltransferase: MNENINIRLVSGLESNSQNCLDHLWIEIQNRYGFQAPNPMDFSDFLPPKGRFFIAEEAPSNEVMGSVAYTKYSDTQCELDAVFVFPKFRNKKIATLLLVALEKQSLLDGYSSMILRAGSPQPEALALYKNFGFYEIPTFGKWTSDPTAICFEKKISN, from the coding sequence ATGAATGAAAATATTAACATCAGACTAGTCTCTGGTCTCGAATCCAATTCCCAAAACTGTTTGGACCATCTTTGGATTGAAATCCAAAATCGATACGGATTCCAAGCTCCAAACCCAATGGACTTCTCCGACTTTTTACCACCGAAAGGTAGATTTTTCATAGCCGAAGAGGCTCCCTCAAATGAAGTTATGGGGTCTGTCGCCTATACAAAGTATAGCGACACGCAATGTGAACTAGATGCAGTTTTTGTATTTCCTAAATTTCGAAACAAAAAAATCGCAACATTGTTGTTAGTCGCATTGGAAAAACAATCTTTGTTAGATGGTTATTCTTCTATGATTTTAAGAGCCGGTTCCCCTCAACCAGAGGCACTGGCACTATACAAAAACTTCGGATTTTATGAAATCCCAACTTTCGGAAAATGGACATCTGATCCCACAGCCATTTGTTTTGAGAAAAAAATTTCCAATTAA
- a CDS encoding acyl-CoA dehydrogenase family protein — MYSQFTEQQLEIRDLVRNFVKKEIPHEVALHWDEKNQHPTELINKMRSELGINGLVIPEEYGGWGLGAIEQCLAIEELSRGCLGIALGFAYTGLGILPILKGATHEQKLKWLPEIADGKFGVSFCLSEPGAGSDVPGMTTRAEKKGDKWIINGAKQWITGASDAQAFTVFAYTDKNRGTRGVSCFYVPRNAKGLTVGKKEDKLGIRASSTHQVIFEDCEVGEDALVGKENLGFVYALQTLNASRPFVAVMGVGVAQAALDHAARYAREREQFGVKIGTFQAVQHMLADMSIKVETAREITYKAARLSDANDPNLPKYSAIAKAYASECAVQCATDAVQIFGGYGYTKEYPVEKLMRDSKILTIFEGTTQIQKNEIAAYVIKEAASKKD; from the coding sequence ATGTATAGCCAATTCACAGAGCAACAACTTGAAATCAGAGATTTAGTTCGTAACTTCGTCAAAAAAGAAATCCCGCATGAAGTAGCCTTGCACTGGGATGAAAAAAACCAACACCCAACAGAACTCATTAATAAAATGCGTTCGGAGCTTGGAATCAACGGTCTTGTGATTCCAGAAGAATACGGTGGATGGGGACTAGGTGCGATAGAACAGTGTTTAGCCATCGAGGAACTTTCTCGTGGATGCCTTGGTATTGCACTTGGATTTGCATACACTGGTCTTGGAATCCTTCCCATTCTTAAAGGTGCTACTCACGAACAAAAATTAAAATGGCTTCCTGAAATTGCCGACGGAAAGTTCGGAGTTTCTTTCTGTTTGTCTGAGCCAGGTGCTGGTTCCGATGTTCCTGGTATGACCACTCGTGCTGAGAAAAAAGGCGACAAATGGATCATCAATGGTGCAAAACAATGGATCACAGGTGCATCTGATGCCCAAGCCTTTACTGTATTTGCTTATACTGATAAAAACCGCGGAACACGTGGAGTCTCTTGTTTCTACGTTCCACGTAACGCTAAAGGATTAACTGTTGGTAAAAAAGAAGATAAACTCGGAATTAGAGCATCTTCTACTCACCAAGTGATATTTGAAGATTGTGAAGTAGGTGAAGACGCACTTGTAGGAAAAGAAAACCTCGGTTTCGTTTACGCACTTCAAACTTTGAATGCTTCTCGTCCATTCGTAGCCGTAATGGGTGTGGGTGTAGCGCAAGCAGCACTTGACCATGCAGCTCGTTACGCTCGTGAGAGAGAACAGTTCGGTGTTAAAATCGGAACTTTCCAAGCAGTGCAACACATGTTAGCTGATATGTCTATCAAAGTAGAAACTGCAAGAGAAATCACTTACAAAGCAGCTCGTCTTTCTGATGCAAACGATCCTAACCTTCCAAAATACTCTGCGATTGCAAAAGCTTATGCTTCTGAATGTGCGGTTCAATGTGCAACTGACGCAGTTCAAATTTTTGGTGGATACGGATATACAAAAGAGTATCCTGTTGAGAAGTTAATGAGAGATTCAAAAATCCTCACGATCTTTGAAGGAACAACTCAAATCCAAAAGAACGAAATTGCAGCTTACGTAATCAAAGAAGCAGCTTCTAAAAAAGACTAA
- a CDS encoding alpha/beta hydrolase, whose product MPRVFLSLQESKSHVIFSICMAKSCSLFHNLRQLSAVFLITVSFVLVSCAGRPKYEPKANLSYANFEVYFQEKLAESKRKNHRPGNEERYISFGKKTPLAFLYIHGYGASRAEGEDVLEKLAKKYKANTYLLRLPGHGTNKEDQRDQNFNNYLDASREALYMMQSQGDRVIVFGSSMGGLLATWLASEYPEEVDGLVLANPFYAPVDGSLNILNYPGGLSFIHLLKGKVRASVHNNPKVLPERNNFWYPEQYFAALVGVNDLKNYAAVPEVFQKVTSPTLLLYYYKSEKEQDPTASVPKMLEGYANFGLAKTPNPLNKKVAVENGMHVLLSKWVITDKVFIEAQIDTWLKDLSKTK is encoded by the coding sequence ATGCCAAGGGTTTTTCTCTCTTTACAAGAAAGCAAATCTCATGTAATATTTTCCATTTGTATGGCTAAATCGTGTTCTTTATTCCACAACCTCCGACAGCTGTCTGCTGTTTTCCTTATCACCGTTTCCTTTGTTCTAGTTTCTTGTGCGGGTCGTCCTAAGTATGAACCGAAAGCAAACTTAAGTTATGCGAACTTTGAAGTTTACTTCCAAGAGAAGTTAGCCGAAAGCAAACGCAAAAACCATAGACCAGGAAACGAAGAACGTTACATCAGTTTTGGTAAAAAAACTCCACTCGCATTTTTATACATCCATGGTTATGGTGCTTCTCGTGCAGAAGGCGAAGATGTGTTAGAAAAATTGGCAAAAAAATACAAAGCCAATACATACCTACTTCGTTTGCCAGGTCACGGCACAAACAAAGAAGACCAAAGAGATCAAAATTTTAACAACTACTTAGATGCATCACGTGAAGCTTTGTATATGATGCAGTCTCAAGGAGATAGAGTGATTGTGTTTGGAAGTTCCATGGGAGGACTACTTGCCACTTGGCTTGCATCTGAGTACCCAGAAGAAGTAGATGGACTTGTGCTCGCCAATCCATTTTATGCACCAGTCGATGGAAGTTTGAATATTCTCAATTACCCAGGTGGTCTTTCTTTTATCCACTTACTCAAAGGAAAAGTAAGAGCCTCCGTACATAACAATCCGAAAGTGTTGCCCGAACGAAATAATTTTTGGTATCCAGAACAATACTTCGCCGCACTTGTCGGAGTGAATGATTTAAAAAACTATGCTGCTGTTCCAGAAGTTTTCCAAAAGGTAACATCTCCTACACTTTTACTGTATTATTACAAAAGTGAAAAAGAACAAGATCCGACAGCAAGTGTTCCCAAAATGTTAGAGGGATATGCAAACTTTGGATTGGCAAAAACACCAAATCCTCTCAATAAAAAAGTGGCAGTAGAAAATGGAATGCACGTATTACTTTCCAAATGGGTGATTACCGATAAAGTTTTTATTGAAGCTCAAATTGATACTTGGTTAAAAGATCTTTCGAAAACAAAATAA
- a CDS encoding SDR family NAD(P)-dependent oxidoreductase: protein MNKIKEKIALVTGANRGIGKQVSIDLAKNGIYVLIASRNVSDAEDTLKQVESVGKGEIVALDVSKEQSINEVFDIITGSFGRLDILVNNAGIFADPGSFFDTTAEDLHRTLLVNLFGPFRLIQVFLPMMIQNDYGRIVNVSSGMGQLSDMGGGYPAYRISKTSINALTNLASTEGVGKNIKINSVCPGWVKTDMGGASATRPVEKGAETIVWAATLPDGGPTGKFFRDKKEIPW, encoded by the coding sequence ATGAACAAAATAAAAGAAAAAATCGCACTTGTTACAGGTGCCAATAGAGGGATTGGGAAACAAGTATCCATTGACTTAGCAAAAAATGGAATTTATGTTTTGATTGCATCTAGAAATGTTTCTGATGCAGAAGATACTTTAAAACAAGTAGAGTCTGTTGGGAAAGGTGAAATCGTTGCATTGGATGTTTCCAAAGAACAAAGTATAAACGAAGTTTTTGACATCATTACTGGAAGTTTTGGTCGGTTAGACATTTTAGTAAATAATGCTGGGATCTTTGCAGACCCAGGTTCTTTTTTTGATACAACAGCCGAAGATTTACATAGAACTTTACTTGTGAATCTTTTTGGTCCGTTTCGGTTGATCCAAGTTTTTTTACCAATGATGATCCAAAATGACTATGGCCGTATTGTCAATGTTAGTTCAGGAATGGGTCAACTTTCTGATATGGGTGGTGGTTATCCAGCTTACCGTATTTCAAAAACATCTATTAACGCACTTACCAATCTGGCAAGCACAGAAGGTGTAGGAAAAAACATCAAAATCAATTCAGTCTGCCCAGGTTGGGTGAAAACCGATATGGGAGGTGCGAGTGCCACGAGGCCAGTAGAAAAAGGTGCCGAAACAATTGTTTGGGCAGCGACCCTTCCCGATGGTGGTCCAACAGGAAAATTCTTTCGAGACAAAAAAGAAATCCCTTGGTAG
- a CDS encoding YiiX family permuted papain-like enzyme — MNLKVSYVLIILISFTQTVAKPIDISKLKEGDIIFHESKSEQATAIKLATKSRYTHVGMIFKYGNSYKVLEAIEPVKITDINKFIQRGTNQHYVIKRIKNSESKLTPETIQKMREYGDTFLGKHYDLYFEWSDDRIYCTELVWKIYDKFTGIQLGNLKTLRDFDLSSKPVQTLMKKRYGKNIPYVEPVISPVDMFQSNELITVLE; from the coding sequence ATGAATTTGAAAGTAAGTTATGTATTGATTATTTTAATCTCTTTTACACAGACCGTTGCAAAACCTATTGATATATCCAAACTGAAAGAAGGTGATATCATTTTTCATGAATCAAAATCAGAACAAGCCACTGCGATCAAACTTGCTACCAAATCTAGATACACTCATGTAGGAATGATTTTCAAATATGGAAATTCTTACAAAGTATTGGAAGCTATAGAACCCGTAAAAATCACGGACATCAACAAGTTCATCCAAAGAGGAACAAACCAACATTATGTGATCAAACGAATTAAAAACTCAGAATCAAAATTAACGCCCGAAACCATTCAAAAAATGAGAGAATACGGTGACACATTTCTTGGTAAACATTATGATCTTTATTTTGAGTGGTCAGATGATCGAATTTATTGTACGGAACTAGTATGGAAAATTTATGACAAGTTTACAGGCATCCAACTGGGAAATTTAAAAACACTACGAGATTTTGATTTATCTTCTAAACCAGTCCAAACTCTCATGAAAAAAAGATATGGGAAAAATATTCCGTATGTTGAACCAGTCATCTCCCCCGTTGATATGTTCCAATCAAACGAATTGATTACTGTGCTAGAGTGA
- a CDS encoding acyl carrier protein translates to MIETLCILDDLLPIPTNKLHPNDSFTGNLNFLWKYADDFTAIEIIERLETNFNIEITDEEAINLNCFDDIVKLVLKKLNQ, encoded by the coding sequence GTGATTGAAACTTTATGTATATTGGATGATTTATTACCTATTCCGACCAACAAACTCCATCCAAATGATTCGTTCACCGGGAACCTGAATTTTCTTTGGAAGTATGCGGATGATTTTACTGCTATTGAAATCATCGAACGTTTGGAAACTAATTTTAATATTGAGATCACTGATGAAGAAGCAATAAACTTGAATTGTTTTGACGATATTGTGAAACTTGTGCTAAAAAAACTAAATCAATAA
- a CDS encoding SRPBCC family protein, producing the protein MNPNKNEVKMERRGETEVVFTRYFSAPRELVFDCHTKPELMKRWLIGPEGMVLDTCKQDLKVGGKYLYLYVDKDGNKSGVYGTFREVVIPEKLANTENYIFDMSTFDPNAPEDPNATFESRTFTSEGKRTLMTHLCRYASPEVCKMMVESGAADGMAECYLELDRLLGEIG; encoded by the coding sequence ATGAATCCAAATAAAAATGAAGTGAAGATGGAACGTCGAGGTGAAACTGAAGTTGTGTTTACAAGGTATTTTTCTGCGCCAAGGGAATTGGTGTTTGATTGCCACACCAAACCAGAGTTAATGAAACGATGGCTCATTGGCCCTGAAGGGATGGTTCTCGATACTTGTAAACAAGATCTGAAAGTAGGTGGTAAATATTTGTATCTTTATGTAGATAAAGACGGAAATAAATCAGGAGTATACGGAACATTTCGAGAGGTTGTGATTCCTGAGAAATTAGCCAATACAGAAAATTACATATTTGATATGTCGACTTTTGATCCAAATGCTCCCGAAGATCCGAATGCTACATTCGAATCTCGCACATTTACAAGCGAAGGGAAACGGACACTCATGACTCATCTCTGTCGATATGCTTCGCCGGAAGTATGTAAGATGATGGTTGAGTCCGGTGCTGCTGATGGTATGGCGGAATGTTATTTGGAGTTAGATCGATTGCTTGGTGAAATAGGTTAA
- a CDS encoding ArsR/SmtB family transcription factor gives MQTLDATFSALADPTRRAILMHLAKKDQTVMELTKPFRMSQPAISKHLKILEEAGLIITTKRAQERPRRLQTAPLKEAVGWMEKYRQMWEKRYQALDGLLDELQKIQTKGVRKK, from the coding sequence ATGCAAACTCTAGACGCAACATTTTCAGCACTTGCAGACCCAACAAGAAGGGCTATTTTGATGCATTTGGCAAAAAAAGACCAAACTGTGATGGAACTCACAAAACCATTCCGAATGAGCCAACCTGCCATCTCCAAACACCTTAAAATTTTGGAGGAAGCAGGTCTCATCATTACGACAAAAAGGGCGCAGGAACGTCCACGTCGTTTACAGACAGCCCCTTTGAAGGAAGCCGTTGGTTGGATGGAAAAATACCGCCAGATGTGGGAAAAACGTTACCAGGCTTTGGACGGGCTTTTGGATGAATTACAAAAAATACAAACGAAAGGAGTGAGGAAAAAATGA
- a CDS encoding aldo/keto reductase family oxidoreductase has product MMVPQIEFPKHKFSISRLVYGIWRLHEDKEGNSPERILKKIETCLNLGIDTFDHADIYGDFENEELFGNVIKKHPHLKDKIKIITKCGIQVPGNKFPTKHYNTTKEHIRYSVERSLRKLQVDHLDVVLIHRPDPLMDPYEIAEIFETLIKEGKVNHFGVSNFSPSQFQMLQTVYQKLLFTNQVEFHPFHTESLFDGTFDQALEHKIHPMIWSPTGGGRIFSPKSEREVATVSKLKEIAKEHGCSVDQILYSWFLNHPAGLVPILGTNDPGRIQSAAECFSYPLTRVEWFSILEVARGKEVA; this is encoded by the coding sequence ATAATGGTCCCTCAAATTGAATTTCCAAAACACAAATTTTCTATTTCAAGACTTGTTTATGGAATTTGGAGGTTACATGAAGACAAAGAAGGTAACTCTCCCGAAAGAATCCTAAAAAAAATAGAAACCTGTCTTAACCTTGGGATTGATACCTTTGATCATGCCGATATTTATGGAGACTTTGAAAATGAAGAACTGTTTGGCAATGTAATTAAAAAACACCCTCATCTAAAAGATAAAATTAAAATCATCACAAAATGTGGAATCCAAGTCCCAGGTAATAAATTTCCAACCAAACACTATAACACTACCAAAGAACACATTAGATATTCCGTGGAACGTTCTTTACGAAAGTTGCAAGTCGATCATTTGGATGTGGTTCTTATCCACAGACCTGATCCACTCATGGATCCTTATGAAATAGCAGAAATATTTGAAACACTTATCAAGGAAGGAAAGGTAAATCATTTTGGAGTTTCCAATTTTTCTCCTTCACAGTTTCAAATGTTACAAACTGTTTATCAGAAGCTTCTTTTTACAAACCAAGTGGAGTTCCATCCGTTTCACACAGAATCATTGTTTGATGGAACTTTTGACCAGGCCTTAGAACATAAAATCCATCCGATGATTTGGTCACCCACAGGTGGGGGCCGGATTTTTTCACCAAAGTCGGAAAGGGAAGTGGCCACTGTGTCCAAACTAAAAGAAATTGCGAAAGAACATGGATGTAGTGTTGACCAAATCCTTTACTCTTGGTTTCTCAATCATCCTGCAGGGCTCGTTCCCATTTTGGGAACGAATGATCCGGGAAGAATCCAATCGGCAGCCGAATGTTTTTCTTACCCTCTCACCAGAGTGGAATGGTTTTCCATCTTAGAAGTGGCAAGAGGTAAGGAAGTGGCATAA